The following is a genomic window from Elaeis guineensis isolate ETL-2024a chromosome 10, EG11, whole genome shotgun sequence.
gtaacctaagttctaagctcagatgccactctgtcacatcctattgatcttacataaaattttaatatctctttataatctctagtgatcttaaacctaagctttgatattattctatcacatcctaattatttatatcgtaatctccaatgatcattacctaagctctaatatcactctgtaatattctaatcacttatatcataatccctaatgatcataacctatgctctgataccattctgtcacgccccgaacccaatacccggatcggatacgtgatggccgcacactccttagagcaagccctaaagaatatgcaaggccaaattaaatcattacaaccttatcaaccataatatttaattttaataataattcataaaaccttgcataattacaatttaatttttttcaatcctctgatcaggtactatgacactctatctatctatctgctcacccataaatctaagtcatagccaatcatgaacgtcctgtatctctgagaagaaaagaaagataaagggatgtgagctttacagcccagtaagaattttcatatcacaccaatataataatataatctgaaaataaaaataagcaataacacataaaagtcgatgttcactgtccaaaatactgcaaacatttatagattatctgttttatcaaaagagatgtatcatcatatgttaataagagaaacaattttattcaacgattgtttcatgtcttatttttctattttcttctattatcacatcgtctttaatccttttctttttggctttagctttagttttggctttggctttggactaccaggatcatgcgacgatcttttattcggatcgatttctgtgatcttcctcggatcgaaatattcatgatctttctcggatcaaagtggccatgatctttctcggatcaaatcattcatgatctttctcggatcagattcttcatgatctttctcggatcatattcttccacatataagcctgtgggggctgtcccaggcataagctcctggcaaactattccacatgacaaggccagtccaaaccatatttctctttcttttcatttttatgatatttaacttcattaatcaattcatcttttgtagtgtaataaatatgtcatacatataatcatgccatcaatcgctgatacatatgtattgatatagcatactcatgctcaaaatcacataaataactaacagtgtctcagatataacaaattcatcaatctcaaatccaacgatgcaaaatcaatgagataaaaccaacggtaaaataacatatataatgatgatcatgtacaggaattcttacctttaccggtgactgatccaagcacaaaaatcaatattcttctttgatttatgaattctttaacaaaatattctactcgatatcatttgcagacaatcatctcttcataaccctgatcaaatataaagatcatatatggagaaaattaccaataatcgatcctaataacacagatcgaggacctctcttaggattaatcaaaattaagatttatctaagtatctagatcctccactgatccataagacttctaaagagagaaaatctatgaagagagagaaaattttagagagaaaaagtagagagagaaagtggagagagaaatcttcgtattctttcgatgaggcaatcatggtcaagatcatcagaggtcctatcagggtgacttaacataaatcaagtgttacaaatttcaaatagaatcggactgggatcagatctatcgcacgaatttcggagcaatctcggatcatcttattttcatctcaattttatcctagggtccgtgatgaaatcagagagagagaaagacactagagagataaaattcataaagagagaaaaaaatctagagagagaaaatagagagagaatctagagagagaaaatgtagagagaaggtagagagaggagagagaaaaaaattttctctcttcttcttctttttattttattttatttttatttttctctttctattttttcctttttttttcttttctttttcttttttctttttcttttctttttctttttcttttttcttttttcttttcttttcttttcttcttcttcttcttttctttccttcccgtggcttgtttttgaccgaaactggggatctttgatcccctcattggttgatCGACCGACAGCGCAGCCGGTACGGGGATGGTCGGCGGCCAAAGGAGAGGTGATCCGGcggcaagaggcggccaaaccgatagtcggcggtgaccaccggcgacggaaaacagcaaaaagaaagatttctttcgcaacaaaatccggcgattcTGATCGctagcgagcgtgcacatcggcacgggaaggaaggggaaggagagaggaaggggaggaggcttacctccgtcgccggcgaagcttttccggcgagaaattggacgtcacagtgatgggtctccgtgagaaatttctggcgattgccgccgttttgccccgagattttcgatggaaaggagagaggagggatctcctccttaaatagggctggagggagcttgtctccgactccgattgggagccggtgaacggagaaGTCTTCTCCctcgtgtttttttttttttttgtgggctgtggctgattctgggcccaatttgggccggggtgttacacttTATCCATAGATCAACTGGCTACAGAACTGGTCATACCTTCTCTTCTGGGATGTTGCCTTTGCCGCCGTCTACTGGGATTGCTGGACAACGGGAACAACGGTGTGAAAGCATTCTATTTTGGGATGCGTGGACTCTATCATTCATCCTTGAGCTTAGAGGAACGGTATAACAAGGACCGAGTCTATTACTTTTAGAAGAATGTTAGAAGAGAAAGATTTTTGTTATACTTCATTACAGAATACAAAGCAAATCACTACCAACCTCAACGACTACTTCAAAGGTCTAAGCTTCTAATAAACTGGGTCGCTTATCCCTACTCTCTCTGTATATATCTATCCACTCCAAGCCATCCCAGCACATCCAGCTTTGATCTAAACTCTCGAGTTCCATTCTCTCTGTATTCTCTCCCGCTTGACCGAACAGACATGGCTTCACGCATCCTCCTGCTTGCTTTCCTTGCACTGGTTTGTTCTCATGCAATTGCTTCTGATCCTAGTCCCCTCCAGGACTTCTGTGTCGCTGACAAGACGTCCCATGGTAATTATATATGTTCTATCTCTTTCTAGTTTAGCAAAATCTCTTACAGATTCACAAACTTCGTAGGATTTCAAGCAAGGTTCTTCTCAAGTTTTTCGATGAAACTTAGTAAATTATGTTAATCTTTATTGTTGCAGTCTTTGTCAACGGTCTTGTGTGCAAGAACCCAAAGGATGTCAAAGCTGATGATTTCTTCTTCTCCGGCCTCAACAAGCCTGGCGATACAGCAAACAAACTTGGGTCAAATGTGACTTTGGTTAATGTGGAGAAAATTGCAGGGCTCAACACCCTCGGCATCTCGTTGGCTCGCATAGACTTCGCTCCTTATGGCCTGAACCCACCTCACATCCACCCTCGGGCGACAGAGATTTTGACCGTGTTAGAAGGCTCGCTCTACGTGGGTTTTGTGACTTCCAACCCAGACAACCGGCTCTTTACCAAAGTAATCAACGAGGGTGATGTGTTTGTGTTCCCCCAAGGTCTAATCCACTTCCAGTTCAACTACGGCATGAAGAATGCGGTTGCTATTGCCGCATTGAGCAGCCAAAACCCGGGTGTGATCACTGTAGCCAATGCCGTATTTGGGTCGAAGCCACCCATCTCTCGTGATGTACTTGCGAAGGCCTTTCAGACGGACAAGAAGACTATTGACTGGCTGCAGGCTCAGTTCTGGATGGACAACAACAATTGATAACTCTTTCTATGCCAAATACAAAGGTTGTTACACTGATTCATTTGTGTTCTTGAGAATGTTACGCTTATTCGTTTGTACTCTTTAGCGCAAATAAGCAAATTAACAATGAGTTGCAAAATTCTACAGCAATAAAGGCAATTTATTCGCCTGTGCGAGAAAGtgctcttttttcttcctttgctCTAGCATAAGGTCAAGATGGTTGTTGGACATGATATTACAAATTACTTATTCGCTTATTCATAAATTTCATGTTTCGGAGTGGATTGTAGGAGTTAAACCAAAGGCACCATGGAGAAAAAGATGGATTTTTCTGAATGAAGGACTGAAAAGAGAAAGGATTTGGATTTGGATGGTCTTTTGGCAACCTTGGCTTGATAAGTTTGGCAAAATTGAAGTACTAGTATGACATGCATCCTCTCCGGAGGTTTGAGAAGCACCTGCCTCTAAGCTTTGGCGTGGACTCAGGACACCTCTACTTCGAATAATTAGCAACAATAGCAACCCTTATATCTGTCTTTCCTTCGACCTAGGCCGGCGGAGGAATCAAGCTTAAGAGCCTGTTTGAGCGTCTAGGATTTATAACCTTAGGATAATTTGACAAGCCCGAaatcatgatatatatatatattctgggGCGAAAGTCTTGATGTAGTAGCATGTTATGTGGCTTAATGTCGAAACAAAGAATTCCAAGGCTACAGCCATGCGGAGATAATCTAAACCACGAGCATTGCAATCTTCAATAGCTTCTCCCTTTTGTGAATGGGTCCTGCCTGTCTCTCGGTATAAATATATTTGTGGAACAAACCATTATGCATGAACTTATGGATAAGAGTTCTGTGGGAACCCAATAGACAAAAAGGCTACCAAGCTAACAATGTTGACACGGTAAGTGAATGCAACTTTAATGACCTCATTTAGAAATTCCTTGCCGCTGCCTTTGGAATGATTCAAGTCCTTCACCGTCAAGCTTCCTCTCTAAAAAGGAATCGAGCTTTTGATCTCTCCTTGACCCACTTTTCCTACATTAGCCTAGAGATGTCAGTGTTCCAGGAGGTAAAAACACAGCAAAAGGTGGCACTCTGTAGCAAGTCAAGTAGCGGAGTTATGTATGTTACCTACTGCTTTGGACAATATCGGCTAGACATGTATTTCTAAGTATGATGAACTAACCTCAGTTCGGAACTTAGCTGATTTATTTACATTCGTTAAAAATATAACTTTTTTATCGTTAAATTTTGATGAAAGCTGGAATTTGTGGCTAAATAGGGAATAGAGCTGACGAGACTATCAATGGGCTTGGCCTTGCTCAAAGTGTAACAGAGCTTCAGTGGGACGGGTGAGGACAAGGCATAATTTGTTAGGCTCGATTAGGCCCAACTTGAACCAGGCCCAAGTCTACAACTTCAAGCTTAACTAGACTATGGTCCTTTATTGGGCTCcattagaaattctttgtgcaccttgggtggtgtagaaaatccgacatagATATGTGATTGGTCCATATAGCCATCATTTTCTAACgtatatttaatgtctgcagttctatttttttatttaaaaattttatataatgaagATATCCCTGGtatttaaaaaagattataatatcCTACAACATATTATGATACTTAGaagattatgacatcctgtatcaaattattatttcctgcatgcaagatgtcataatatggtctagGATATCATAACATagcgcaggatatcataatatggaaggaACATTTTTGTCCAACCATTTTCAAACGTGCGTTTAATGCCTGCAgctttattttttcgtttgaaaattttgaatgatgaaaatgttcttattctttgaaaaaaattatgacatcctatgtatattataatattctgcactatattatgacattctgtggataaaaattatgactttttgaatgtaggatatcataatatggacataggatgccataatttttctaaaaaatagagacattttcgtcattcaaaattttaaatgaaaaagtaaagctgcaggtattaaatatgtgttaaaaaatgatgactataTGGATCAATTGGATAAGATGGTGTACTCTACATCGGATTTTCTATACCGCCCatgatgcacaaaaaatttctctgggctgcatttatattttttttacagcATAGCTAGGGAAGGCCCAGTGGCTGCCTACCATGTCAGCTTACGGGTTTTAGGCCTAAAACCCAAGCCCGGTCCTATTCTCCCAATCTCCGGGCCGCTCAGGTTGGTCCTCATCTACAGAAAGAATGTTGAAGTTAGCAGGCTGGTCCTCATCTGTTCTTCTAATCTTGCTTATAGTAGTTTTTCACCTTAAGGACAACCTAAGAAAGCTTGAATTTATGCGCCTAGCCTCGGAAAGGATGGAACAAACACTTCTACCTTTAGGGTAATAGGTAAAGTTTTGAGGTCCCCCGCACAGATTGACTGTAACTGAACCCAGCTTGGTCAAGCTTTGGTGTGATCAAActtgttttgaaaataatttcgaATTCACTTCTAATTTTGAACCCCGTTGATTTATTTACCATTGTTTCAAGCTGAATTCAAGCTTAAGTTCAAATCGAGCTTTAGAAAGGCATATTTGATCAGCTTGATAATCCTAATTGAGCTAAAATCAACGTGAGACTAGATAAAACTTGGTTCAAACATAAGTAAAAGCTGAATCTTGATTTCAAGATTGGTTCAAGTTTTAAGGCTTGGTTAGGAGCCAAATTTTAAATATATGGATCCTTATTGAGTTGACCCTAATCAAGATGGGTTAATTTTTGAccggatttaaaattaattttgagccTATTTtgttagtttgaacttgatttgcTTAGCTTCAAaccaagtttgattcaaaatcttCTCAGCTAGAACCCAAGACAGAGCGAGTGTTTAGTTCATTTGACACCCCCAGTATAAATACACCTATATATTATtcaatttaaatatatttgacCAAAGTTGACAATTGCCAAAAATCTTATACACCAG
Proteins encoded in this region:
- the LOC140852245 gene encoding putative germin-like protein 2-1, whose product is MASRILLLAFLALVCSHAIASDPSPLQDFCVADKTSHVFVNGLVCKNPKDVKADDFFFSGLNKPGDTANKLGSNVTLVNVEKIAGLNTLGISLARIDFAPYGLNPPHIHPRATEILTVLEGSLYVGFVTSNPDNRLFTKVINEGDVFVFPQGLIHFQFNYGMKNAVAIAALSSQNPGVITVANAVFGSKPPISRDVLAKAFQTDKKTIDWLQAQFWMDNNN